CTAATAACGGTCCCGGCGCCGGCCACGAAAGAATGGACTGCGAAAATGTATGGTCCGACTGTGGATCAGGTACATCGCCCGCCCATGAAAAGGCTTTAAATTCATTTTTACGCCCCTCACTCACCGCCCTGGAAAGATCTTCATCCCCATGATCCGTGAAATACAAAAATGGCCGCTTCTCCCCATATTCCTCTCCCATAAACAACATCGGCGTATGCGGAGATAACAATAACATCGCTGCCGCCAGTTTATTCGCCTCCAATGGTAATTGTGATGCCAACCGGTCTCCTGACATTCTGTTACCTATCTGATCATGATTTTGTGTAAACACAATAAACCTGTCGTAAGGTATCGCCTGTGGCATCACCCCAAACTTTCGCTTTCTATGTGGTGAATATTGCCCCGTATACACATAACTATCTCTCCATGCTTTCGCCAGCGAAGGCAATCCGTCAAAATCTTCATAATACCCATCCTTCTCTTTCGTCAGCACCACATGCAGCGCATGATGAAACTCATCTACCCATTGTCCATGCATACCATATCCACATTGATCTGTTGGCATGATATACCTTGGATTGTTGAAATCTATTTCTGCTATAAGAATTTTCTTCCTGCCTGTGGCATGCGACAATGCTGTCACCGCCTCACCCAGTTCTTCTGTAAAATGCTTCGCACTGCTATCCCAGATGGCATGCACCGCATCCAGCCGCAATCCATCTATATGAAACTCTTCCAGCCACATCAGCGCATTGCGGATGTAATACGCCCTCACCGCATCTGAATAGTGATCATCAAAGTTGATCGCTGCACCCCACGGTGTTCTGTATTTCTCCGTATACCATGGACCAAAATCTGAAAAGTACGCTCCCTCCGGCCCCAGATGATTATATACTACATCAAGTATCACTGCAATCCCATATTGATGTGCAACGTTTACCAGCGCTTTCAGTTCATTCGGTGTACCATAGGTATTATGCACTGCATAAGGATATACACCATCATACCCCCAGTTACGATGACCGGGGAACTGAGCAATGGGCATGATCTCGATGGCATTTATCCCCAATGAGCGGAGATAACTGAGCTTTGAAAGCACACCCTTGAAATTCTGCAACGGTGTGAAAGTTCCTACATGCAATTCGTAGATAATCATCTCGTTCAACTCGCGTCCTTTCCACCCTTCGTCAGACCATTTGAAATTGTCCTCTACCAGTGCTGACGGCCCATGTACACCTTCAGGCTGATAACGCGATGCAGGGTCAGGACGTTTCAACTGCCCATCCAGTATATAGTTGTAAGTCATACCAGGTGTAACCGAAGGCACCACTACCTGCCAATAGCCATCGTCATCCCGTTGCATGGGGATCGTGGCGGACTCCGGTGTTATCACTGACAATGCAACAGATTCTCTGAAGGGCGCCCAAACACTAAATAATCCGGCTCCATTGTCAAGAATAGTAGATCCGGTAAATGTATATGTAGTTCTCAATGAAGTCAGTTTTAACAACTTACTGAAAATAATATGCCAGTGGGTTTACGATGTTATATTTCTACAGTATGACCGGCTTAAAAATTGCACCTTCACCAGGAAAAATAATTCCTATGTGGTGGAAAGAAAGTATCATTTACCAAATATATCCCCGTAGCTTTAAAGACAGTAACAATGACGGAATTGGCGATCTGGCGGGTATTATATCGAAACTGGATTATCTTGAAAGCCTGGGTATAGACACCGTATGGCTCAACCCGATTTTCGGCTCTCCCAACGATGACAATGGTTATGATATCAGCAACTATTATGATATCATGAAAGAGTATGGCACCATGCAGGAGTTCGATACCTTATTGCAAGGACTGCATCAACGAAAAATAAAATTGCTGCTGGACCTGGTTGTGAATCATACCAGTGATGAACATCCATGGTTCAAAGAAGCCCGCCTGTCAAGAGAAAATCGTTATTACAACTACTATCACTGGTGGCCCGCTGAAAAAGGGAAACCACCTTTCAGGTTCAGTCATTTTGATCCAACAGGCCAGGCATGGACTTACAACAAAGCGACTGATAGCTATTACCTTCATTACTTCTCTGCAAAAATGCCGGACCTGAACTGGGAAAATCCACAGGTGCGAAAAGAAGTATACGATATTATGCGCTTCTGGATCAAAAAAGGGGTAGATGGTTTCCGACTGGATGCTATTTGCTACATTAGTAAAGATACCGCCTGGCCGGAGATCAGGACCCACGACTGGGGCGCGTATTACGCACATGGACCTCATCTGCATGACTACCTGCAGGAGATGAATAAGGAAGTGCTCGAAGGTACTGATATCACTACCCTCGCCGAAGCTGCAGGAATCACGATTGACGAGGCTTTACACTTTGTTGAAGAAAACAGGAAAGAACTCCACATGCTCTACCATTTTGAAGGCATGCACCTGGGTTATCTCAAAGATGCCTACAAACGTCCTGATCCAAAAGGTATTGACCTTGTAGCACTGAAAAGCCTCTACACAAGCTGGGATAGCATTTACGAAACAGGTGGATGGGGTACTATTTATCTTACCAATCATGACCAGCCAAGAATGGTGAGCCGCTGGGGGAGCGATATCGAAACATATAGAGAGATCTCTGCGAAAATGCTGATTACTTTTTTGCTCACTATGCGCGCTACGCCCATTTTTTACAACGGCGATGAGATTGGCATGACGAATATCCGCTTTGAATCTATCGATGACTATAAGGATATCGATACCATCAATATGTACAAATACCTGCAAAGCAAAGGGGAGGATACCACCCGCTTTTTACTGGATCAGCAAATGGCGGCCAGGGATAACAGTCGTACACCTTTTCAGTGGGATGATAGTAAATACGCAGGCTTTACTAATGGCACGCCGTGGATCAAAGTAAATGACAATTATACCTTCATTAATGAAGCTGCGCAGGAAAAAGACGAACGGTCTATACTACAGTTTTTTAAACAGGTCGTCCTGCTGCGCAAACACCAGCCGGTATTGGTTTACGGGAAATATCAGTTGTATGATGCGGAGCATCCACAGGTATATACGTATACGCGTACGCTGGACAAGACAATGTTTTTAATGGTGCTTAATTTTTCAAAAGAAACCATTGTCTACAAGCTGCCATTCCTGATGGAAACGGATATAGAACCTTTAGTCAATAATATGCTGACTTTTGAACTGGAAGGAGGGAACTTAACCCTGGCGCCTTATCAGGCGCTGATATTCGGACCTTTGCCACCAGTAATGCCTACTGCCGCTGCCGTGGAGGTTAAAGCAACAGTATTGCCATTGGAAGAATCAGGAGAGCTGGCTGTTTAAAGCAAATCCGATGAATGATAGCCATTCAAAAGATCTGCTGTTAAAAGCAAATCCGATGAATGATAGCCATTCAAAAGATCTGCTATTAAAAGCAAATCCGATGGATGCATAGCTATTCAAAAGATCTGCTATTAAAAGCAAATCCGATGGATGCATAGCTATTCAAAAGATCTGCTATTAAAAGCAAATCTAATGGATGTATAGCTATTCAAAAGATCTGCTATTAAAAGCAAATCCGATGAATGAATAGCCATTCAAAAGATCTGCTATTAAAAGCAAATCCAATGAATGCATAGCCATTCAAAAGATCTGCTATTAAAAGCAAATCCAATGAATGCACAACCATTCAATGAATCCGCTATTTAACAAACCCAATATGCACACTATTTAAACAAACTCAATGGATGCTCAATCCCCGCCAACATAACCGTTTCAGAAAATTTCAACCCTAATTTCGCCAACAACGCCAGTGAATTCTTATTATCCGCTCTCGCTATTGCCACAATATGTGGCAACTGCAGCGTATTATATCCATAATCCATCACCGCTTTCGTAGCCTCGTACGCGTATCCCTGTCCCATATATTCCGGCAGCAACGCAAAACCAACATCTACATATTCCAACCCATCTCTTTTTATTAATCCACTCATCCCAATGGGCACTCCACTATCTTTCATCGCTACCAAATACAATCCAAACCCTCTCAACGCATAACTTGCCAACGGGCCATTGGTCAGGTATTGCTGGGCATCCGCCACTGTCTGAATATTCCTGTCACCCAAAAACTGGATCCAGGTAGGAGAATTGAGCAACGAACAGATAAATTGAGCGTCGTCAATAGTAAACTTGCGTACAATCAGTCGGGCTGTTTCGCAGATTAACATATTTTGCTGATTATTTTATTATTTTTGGCAATAGTCACGTTTTGAAAGCTATTTGCCAACTTATTTTATAAACAGGTCTAAATTTAATGTGAATTGAAGAAGAATTGCACAGTTTCAATGTTATTTTCAACTTTTTTACTGGTATCCAGCCTGTTGCCACTGGCAGGTCATGCACAGGATAAACCACTTACTCAATACGTTAATCCCTATATCGGCTCGCGTGGCCATGGACACGTGTTCGTTGGTGCAAACGTGCCTTACGGCGCCGTGCAGCTCGGACCCAGCCAAACCATGCAGACCTGGGATCAGTTCAATGGATGGGATTGGTGCAGTGGCTACAATTACATCAGTGAAGATATTCTTGGATTTACGCATACCCACCTGAGTGGTACCGGTATCGGAGATCTCAATGACCTGATGATCGTGCCTGCCAGCGGTCACCTGGAATTACAACCCGCTCACCGCCTGGATATGAACACCGGTTATGGCTCCAATTTCAAAAAAGCCAGCGAAGTGGTAAAACCAGGTTACTACGCTGTATACCTCGACAAATACAAGGTAAAGGCGGAGCTGACAGCTACTACCAGAGTAGGTTTTCACCATTATCATTATGATAATACTGATAGTGCTCACCTGCTGATAGACCTGGAATTTGCCATGTGTTGGGATGCTCCGGTAGAGACAACTATTAAAAAAATAAATGATACCACTTTTGTAGGTTATCGCTTCTCCAAAGGATGGGCCAATGATCAACGCCTGTTCTTCGCGATCAAAACATCTCAGCCTATCACACAGTTAAATCTTTACGACCTTAATAACGGAGTAGCCGGTGGTGCCGTAAAAGGTAAAGGTGTAAAGGCCGTGATGTATTTTGATGCAGCTAAAAATGCTGACATTTACCTGAAAGTAGGTATTTCTCCGGTGAGTGAAGAGAATGCACTGGGCAACATCGCTGCCGAAATACCAGGATGGAACTTTGAACAGGTAAAAGCAGCTGCTGATCTGGCATGGAATAAAGATCTGAACAAGATCGATTTCTCTGCAGATGATGCAACGAAAACAACCTTCTATACTGCCCTGTACCACAGCCATTTCTTCCCTTCTGTGTTCAACGATCACAATGGCGATTACCGTGGCACCGATAAAAAAGTGTACACCAACCAGAAATTCACAAATTACACCGGCATGTCTCTGTGGGATACCTATCGCGGTCTGCATCCTTTGATGTCTGTGATCGATCCTTCACTGGTAAAAGATATAGTGCACTCCATGCTGATGATTTACCAACAGCAGGGACGCCTGCCGGTATGGCCACTGGAAGGTTGCGAAACTGATTGTATGATTGGTAATCCTGCTATTCCGATTATTGCTGATGCTTACCAGAAAGGCCTGATCGATCCTGCGGACGTAGCACTGGCATATGAAGCTGTGAGGAACACTGCCATGAGAAAAGTAAGCGGCTTACAGTTTGTACAGGAATTGAAATACATTCCTGCGGATAGTATGACGATTGAATCTGTAGCCTGGGGCCTGGAATATGCGATCGCTGATTTCGGTGTGGCACAGATGGCAAAGAAACTGGGTAAAACAAAAGACGCTGCATACTTCACCAAAAGAGCGGGTTTGTATAAGCAATACTGGGACGCTTCAGAAGGGCATTTTGTAGGTAGACTGGCAAATGGTAGCTTTAAAAGACCATTTGATCCGCTGGAAGCAAAACATCGTTCAAATGACTTCTGCGAGGGTAATGGCTGGCAATATACCTGGCTGGTACCACAGGATGCAAAAGGGCTCGTAAACCTGTTTGGTGAAAAGAAATTTCAAACTACACTGGATTCTTTCTTTAATATGTCTTCTTCCCTGGGACAAGGTAGCTCTCCTGATATATCTGGTATGATTGGCCAGTATGCACAGGGTAATGAGCCTAGTCATCACGTAAGCTACCTGTATGCAGCGGTCGGTAGCCCCTGGAGAACTGCGGAAATTGTGAGAGAGGTAATGACGAAATATTATACCAATGCGCCTGATGGATTGTGTGGTAATGAAGATGCAGGGCAGATGAGTGCATGGTATGTATTGTCTGCAATGGGCTTCTATCCGATGAACCCAATGAACGGTACATTTGTATTTGGTTCTCCATTGATGGATGAAGCCGTGATTAAATTAGCTGGGAATAAGAAATTTGATATTGTGGTAAAAGACAATAGTAAAGAGAACAAGTATATCCAGAAAGTAGTGCTGAATGGTATAAACTATAATAAGTCTTTCTTCCTGTATAAGGATGTAATGAAAGGTGGTAAGATGGAAATTTATATGGGCAGCAAACCTTCCGCT
This Chitinophaga sancti DNA region includes the following protein-coding sequences:
- the treZ gene encoding malto-oligosyltrehalose trehalohydrolase, whose amino-acid sequence is MRTTYTFTGSTILDNGAGLFSVWAPFRESVALSVITPESATIPMQRDDDGYWQVVVPSVTPGMTYNYILDGQLKRPDPASRYQPEGVHGPSALVEDNFKWSDEGWKGRELNEMIIYELHVGTFTPLQNFKGVLSKLSYLRSLGINAIEIMPIAQFPGHRNWGYDGVYPYAVHNTYGTPNELKALVNVAHQYGIAVILDVVYNHLGPEGAYFSDFGPWYTEKYRTPWGAAINFDDHYSDAVRAYYIRNALMWLEEFHIDGLRLDAVHAIWDSSAKHFTEELGEAVTALSHATGRKKILIAEIDFNNPRYIMPTDQCGYGMHGQWVDEFHHALHVVLTKEKDGYYEDFDGLPSLAKAWRDSYVYTGQYSPHRKRKFGVMPQAIPYDRFIVFTQNHDQIGNRMSGDRLASQLPLEANKLAAAMLLLSPHTPMLFMGEEYGEKRPFLYFTDHGDEDLSRAVSEGRKNEFKAFSWAGDVPDPQSDHTFSQSILSWPAPGPLLEYYRYLIALRKTRRALLNTDRDNIWVNMPQPGDVILSVERAGNDDRLLLLFNCSEEQAVFVHNRPHLLHKKFDSSVAIWQGPGPTAPDEVKEGIAITLQPYSAIIYEIL
- a CDS encoding alpha-glucosidase is translated as MWWKESIIYQIYPRSFKDSNNDGIGDLAGIISKLDYLESLGIDTVWLNPIFGSPNDDNGYDISNYYDIMKEYGTMQEFDTLLQGLHQRKIKLLLDLVVNHTSDEHPWFKEARLSRENRYYNYYHWWPAEKGKPPFRFSHFDPTGQAWTYNKATDSYYLHYFSAKMPDLNWENPQVRKEVYDIMRFWIKKGVDGFRLDAICYISKDTAWPEIRTHDWGAYYAHGPHLHDYLQEMNKEVLEGTDITTLAEAAGITIDEALHFVEENRKELHMLYHFEGMHLGYLKDAYKRPDPKGIDLVALKSLYTSWDSIYETGGWGTIYLTNHDQPRMVSRWGSDIETYREISAKMLITFLLTMRATPIFYNGDEIGMTNIRFESIDDYKDIDTINMYKYLQSKGEDTTRFLLDQQMAARDNSRTPFQWDDSKYAGFTNGTPWIKVNDNYTFINEAAQEKDERSILQFFKQVVLLRKHQPVLVYGKYQLYDAEHPQVYTYTRTLDKTMFLMVLNFSKETIVYKLPFLMETDIEPLVNNMLTFELEGGNLTLAPYQALIFGPLPPVMPTAAAVEVKATVLPLEESGELAV
- a CDS encoding GNAT family N-acetyltransferase; amino-acid sequence: MLICETARLIVRKFTIDDAQFICSLLNSPTWIQFLGDRNIQTVADAQQYLTNGPLASYALRGFGLYLVAMKDSGVPIGMSGLIKRDGLEYVDVGFALLPEYMGQGYAYEATKAVMDYGYNTLQLPHIVAIARADNKNSLALLAKLGLKFSETVMLAGIEHPLSLFK
- a CDS encoding GH92 family glycosyl hydrolase, whose amino-acid sequence is MLFSTFLLVSSLLPLAGHAQDKPLTQYVNPYIGSRGHGHVFVGANVPYGAVQLGPSQTMQTWDQFNGWDWCSGYNYISEDILGFTHTHLSGTGIGDLNDLMIVPASGHLELQPAHRLDMNTGYGSNFKKASEVVKPGYYAVYLDKYKVKAELTATTRVGFHHYHYDNTDSAHLLIDLEFAMCWDAPVETTIKKINDTTFVGYRFSKGWANDQRLFFAIKTSQPITQLNLYDLNNGVAGGAVKGKGVKAVMYFDAAKNADIYLKVGISPVSEENALGNIAAEIPGWNFEQVKAAADLAWNKDLNKIDFSADDATKTTFYTALYHSHFFPSVFNDHNGDYRGTDKKVYTNQKFTNYTGMSLWDTYRGLHPLMSVIDPSLVKDIVHSMLMIYQQQGRLPVWPLEGCETDCMIGNPAIPIIADAYQKGLIDPADVALAYEAVRNTAMRKVSGLQFVQELKYIPADSMTIESVAWGLEYAIADFGVAQMAKKLGKTKDAAYFTKRAGLYKQYWDASEGHFVGRLANGSFKRPFDPLEAKHRSNDFCEGNGWQYTWLVPQDAKGLVNLFGEKKFQTTLDSFFNMSSSLGQGSSPDISGMIGQYAQGNEPSHHVSYLYAAVGSPWRTAEIVREVMTKYYTNAPDGLCGNEDAGQMSAWYVLSAMGFYPMNPMNGTFVFGSPLMDEAVIKLAGNKKFDIVVKDNSKENKYIQKVVLNGINYNKSFFLYKDVMKGGKMEIYMGSKPSATFGVKKTDRAI